GTGGCTGTTCTCCCTCCTGCGCGCTGTTGAACTCGTACAGCATCAGCAGGGCATCGCGAACCCCCGCGTCTAGCAGAGTGGTGGAATGCGCGCCGCTCTCGAGCGAAGAGGTAGCCGGGGTCGGCAAAGATGCACCGTCCACCGCGACGGTGGACAACGGGCCGCACATCTCTGCTGCCCGCCCCTCCgtcgcgccggcggcggagggtgaaagcacgccgctgctgctggtcgccTGATGAGGCAATGGCTGCGTAGCAGTATGTGATGCGTCCGCCGTCTTGGCACAGCCGTTTCCCTGGAGCTGCTTAAGTGTTTCACGGAACGCGGCAAAGTCATCCTCTGGTATCAGCTtcagcgctgcggccgccttTTTCGAAACCTCCGCAGACACGTGCTGGGCCGACTCGCAGTAAGTCTTGAACGTGCGGACAGCGCAGTTGAACTGGTACATAGCGCTGTAGTGCATGTTCACGAGGCCGAGTGCGGCTTCCGGGGAGAGCGTTAAATCTACCCTTGCACCGATGTCTGCAAGGCGGCTGCTatcgccgcagccgctacTTGTGATGGCGGTTGGCGGCTGCTCAGCACGGGTGGTCTGCGTCCTCTTCAGTGGCGCCCCCGACTCCGTCTGCACCGAGTTCACCAGCGTGCGCAGGGAGGTGAAGATGGAGTGCACCAACCGCACTAAAGCGCGGCACGCCACCTCATAGAGCAGGACTGCGTTGCGCAGCCGTATCGTTGCAATGGCCACGCCAGTCGGGCAGATCAAGATGCTCGGGTCCGTCGCGGCGACCGTCTTGATGAGCTCCAGTGTGTCGTCGAGCAGTCCCTTCCATGACGCAGGAGTCGTGCGGCACGACGAGAAATCAGAGGCCTGGCCCGCGGAGTCGCTGACGGAGCAGTCGTCCGAGTCGCACAAGATCTCGCCGCGCACCAGGTCCAGTGCCGGGTGGCGGAAGCGATACTCGCAGAGAGCCTCCATATAGGCCGTGTTAGTAATGAAGAAACATATCTCCCTTTCAGGTATATCGAAGGTGGGGTCGATGTGCACCGGAAGGGCTTCGTTCCCTTGCGAGAGCCACGAGGCCGCCCCGCTACTGCACATCCCCTTCagcttcagctgctccaggAAACAGGCCGTCAACGGCTTCACAGCTCCATTACCGCCGACGATGTTCGCCGACTTCCGTCGACTGCGCGCTGACTTACGCCCTGCCGAGCCGTGCTTGATGGGCTGCAGCGAGCCTGGAAGCCGATCGCCGCTAATGTTCCCCTGCGGAGTTTGCTTGATCACGTCAGCGAGATGCGACACCTGAAAAAGCGATGCACCGCTAGCGTGAACGCTCTCGATGAAGTTGCGCGAgccgcgccacagcagcgcgaaAAGTAGGTTCGATGTCTTGCCAATCACCCACACCTGCCCTGTCTCCATGCGGTCACACATCTGCGCCACCAGCCAGTCGCACATTTCTTTTTCCGTGCACAAGCCGTTCTTGGACGAGGTGAGGGAGACGATGAAATCGACCAGCTTTGCGGGCACCGGTGTCGCGTCGTTCTTCGTCGCTTCCTTGAACGCGAGGATGCTCTTGGTGCACTGGAAGCGGCGCACCTCGAGCGGGATGCCCTTCGCCGCCACGTCCACCTCGTCCTTTCCGCGCCGCACAGAGGCGCCGGCAGACTTGACCGATAATAAGTCGGTGCCTGTGCGCTCGCGCGAAAGGCCGCCGGTTCGGGAGCCACtctcgccagcgtcgccgtcgatAAGGTCCTCTTCGTGGTTGTCGTACACGCTCGCTACGCCATCAGGCCTGCATGAGAACAGTTCTTTATTATTCTTTCCTGGGCACACGCAACCAGTCAGGCTGCAAGTGCCGTCTGAgttcgccgctgcagcggcggccgccgcctccaggtGCTGCATCACGCCGTTCACATCCGCCTCTTCTGACGTCGTCACGGATGTGCCCGAGCtaaggctgctgctgtggtgacGGTGAGGACACAGGCAACCACCGTCGCGCACGTCCTGGTTCAAGGATATGCTGAAGTCGTGCATGGTCTTCTCTCGACGTTTTCTCTTTACTGTCTTTCCTTCAATGAGCGacgagcacacgcatgtgTGCACCAGCACGAGTTCGTACTGTTATGCACCCGTCGTATGTCCCTGCTagagcgccgtcgacgtgGTGGCCCCTGTCCTCCTTTCCAGATCAGGCGCGCACGGGCAGGACAGCAGCGTCGAGTTTTTCGTtagaggaaaaagaaggtgATAGAGAAATACGGGCAATAGCGCCACAGAGCGCGATATAGTTGTGAAATAGTGTgtggggatgggggaggggagggggaagggggaagggggaagggggaagggggaaggggggaagggggaagggggaagggggaaggggcacACAGTGATGCCGGTGCTGCATGCAGGTCGTTATTGCTTGTGCGAGAGGAGGCAGACTCACAGACGGGGAGGGAAGGTAACGAgaaacgcgcgcacgtaGGAGAAGTCCGTGTTTAACCAAGACAACAACAAGCAAcaaagggagggggataATACAGTCGAGGCGAACACCCCCACACTCAACAAAATACCGAAGAAACGCGGACTGTAGAGTGACActgagaagggggaggaaggcagacagaggaaaggaaagaggggaagaaggCGTGAggcaggagggagaggggggaaacTAATACCGAAAGAACGCGACAGC
This DNA window, taken from Leishmania donovani BPK282A1 complete genome, chromosome 17, encodes the following:
- a CDS encoding protein kinase, putative, coding for MQHLEAAAAAAAANSDGTCSLTGCVCPGKNNKELFSCRPDGVASVYDNHEEDLIDGDAGESGSRTGGLSRERTGTDLLSVKSAGASVRRGKDEVDVAAKGIPLEVRRFQCTKSILAFKEATKNDATPVPAKLVDFIVSLTSSKNGLCTEKEMCDWLVAQMCDRMETGQVWVIGKTSNLLFALLWRGSRNFIESVHASGASLFQVSHLADVIKQTPQGNISGDRLPGSLQPIKHGSAGRKSARSRRKSANIVGGNGAVKPLTACFLEQLKLKGMCSSGAASWLSQGNEALPVHIDPTFDIPEREICFFITNTAYMEALCEYRFRHPALDLVRGEILCDSDDCSVSDSAGQASDFSSCRTTPASWKGLLDDTLELIKTVAATDPSILICPTGVAIATIRLRNAVLLYEVACRALVRLVHSIFTSLRTLVNSVQTESGAPLKRTQTTRAEQPPTAITSSGCGDSSRLADIGARVDLTLSPEAALGLVNMHYSAMYQFNCAVRTFKTYCESAQHVSAEVSKKAAAALKLIPEDDFAAFRETLKQLQGNGCAKTADASHTATQPLPHQATSSSGVLSPSAAGATEGRAAEMCGPLSTVAVDGASLPTPATSSLESGAHSTTLLDAGVRDALLMLYEFNSAQEGEQPPMWSRQVDAVCALFDEKEAAILHRIFQDGLDGLWSQWRDFTNNALAAAEKALTTPCESTSPAAKRENSSVQGFLSSDGSAPESGGHHGSYGDATARNPAHAFRSLPSGPQCLQATGFGSSDDKTDFVSPSSSSANNSSLSVAGAEKSAERSIEALLQAEDVVVICNEECSCNDTLKLIDRFQILMDVPLGQGSYGKVFRAWDEVTGCYLAAKELPLDSSKAHSVAVREVLQEYTVLTELSHPNIVRVVAFMVMKETARIYMEWMPSGSLQDVLRHHPRGVLRESVVRRYARDVVSGLAYLHSRGVIHRDVKPANMLLSSDGTVKLTDFGTSLVLSDNNRTLKSNALAGTAAYMAPECVQGTYSSASDIWSFGCSVVQLITGHLPWYNAQTGTSPEPIALLFKIGCLDDTTHLERPHDPLVTTVAAANTAAEASASFDATLSNSNTASMTGSFASTSSKSFRAALPATTVTSPPEISQELIHMLNAIFVVDRKKRPSARELMHHPFFKFM